The sequence GCAAGAAGTAGACAAGCAGGACAGTGGTCGCAGCAGAGGTGATGATCATCAAACCATAGcacaagaaaaggaagccgAACATGTAGTAGATCTTGCTTGTCCAGAGTGAGGAAGTAATCAGATACAGCTCTACGAAGATCGCAGCGAAGGGCAGAATTCCGGTCAGAAGAATGGAAGGGACCGGACGCAGACTGCCCGCCATGGGTGGGATCTGACGAGGGATCTGATTGGTCTTCGTTGGACCCTCAATGGCCTGTATTCGCGAAATAGTGGTTAGCATCAAACTTGACCAACCcccgagaagatcatcgaAGAGGCAGAACGTTGCACGTACCGCTTGTCGGAAGCCGAGCCAGCTACCGGCCACACTCAGTGGCACACTGATCACAAACCAGATCAGAACCAAGGCGAGCATGGTACCGAAGGGTACAGCGCCACTTGAGCCCTTGGCCCAAACGAAAAgattcaaaatgaagaatgTGGTGAAGATAACTCCCGGAAGCAGAAGCGGAGTCATGATAATGTTCCGCTTCCAGGCTTCACCCCCAAACGACTTATAGACCCGGGATGAGACATAACCTCCGATGGCACCAAACAAGGCAGAGATCAGGAGAATGGCAGTAGCCAGGAAACCACGATTGGCGGGGGAAAGAAGTCCAAAAAGTGCGAATACTGCGGATGGCTGGTCAGCAAAATGGTCGCACAAGTGGTCAGGGGGGGAGTCCGAGTCGAAAAGAGGTTGATCAGCTTGTACTTACGAACGGTGACGCCGGTCATCATGAAAAGTTGAGCACCGTTGCCAACCAGAATGCTCAACAGAAGAGGTGACTGGGGACAGCGGAAGACATCTCCGTGAACGAGCTTCCATCCAGAATCCTCTTGGATTCCATCCTCAATTGCGCCCGAGGTGCCATTCAGGTCATCAAGGTCGATTTGGTCGAGCCGGTTGTAGCGAGCAATATCCTTCTTGAGAGCACGCACCAAAATCATGCTGACCATACCCACCAAAAAGACCACGAAAACAGCGGAGTTGATTAGGGAGAACCAATGGATCTTCGGGTCATAGACGTGCAGGTATTTGTCCCATCGGGTGGCCCACGCGGTGGAAGATTCTTTCCAATAGACACTGTATGTCCAGGTGACGGGAGTGTCGGATTCTTCGCTGAGGATCAAAAGGCTGTCTTGGGTACCGCAGTCGGCCGTGCCATCCTCCAAGACCCGAGAGTCACGACGAGATTCTGGCTGCACATGCACACCGACCACGCGGTATTGATCTTTGCCGCCGAAGCCCACACGGTGATATTCAATGATAATATCGTAGTGATTATAAAGCACCGATTGGCCATTCTCATCCACGTCCCCAAGGGCAAATCCGGGGCTGTAGAACTGAGTATTGGTGTTGCTGTCGTAGTTGAGCTGCGCCGCGGGCAACCCGTCCACAATCCAGTTGATGTTGTACCCTTGCGCGATTCGACGATTCGTGAATTTCGCACTACGCGCGTCAAATATAACCTCTCCGCAAACTGCTTTACAGGTCTCGTTCTGCGCCATGTGAAGCTCTAACGGTGACGTGCGAATTCGATCGCCAAACAGAATGCTTCCCAATGATTCCCTTACATCTCGTGGCCCCCCTTCAGGTTGACAGAAGTGGAATGAATCTTTGTAATAGTCGTAAGAGAAGACCGAGTGAAGCTGATCATCGCGCGACAAGCCGGGCGTCAAGTGATTGACATTGAGCGGGACTGCTTGGCCTTTGTTGTACGATGACGGAGCGACACCGGGAAGATAAAATGCCAGCGAGCTGGATGCTAGCGACAGTAGCGCCGTACCGATATAGGAAACGTGGGTGGTGAACCGCATGGTGGGCGTATGAGATGCACGGAGGTGGCCCGTTCAGGACAGCTTCATATGTTTTGGCGAGTGTCGATGCAGCATAGAGCGTGGCGAGTTGAAAATTCGCAACGAATTTCAGATTCAAGGTCCCTGGAAACGGAAAGCAGCAGGGCTTGAAGACAATCAGGCGAAGCTCTAATTAAAATTCAAGCAATGCCACCGGCGCAAGAAAGATCTCAGAGGACCAGCATGACGACTGACAAGGCCACCAGTGACGACACGTGACTTTGCAGCGAACAGGCACCAAAGGCCGAGTGAACGTCACGTGGTGATAAGAAACCAAGTATCCAAAAAAATTCCAGCAATTTACAGATTTGAAAGTTTCAGAGTTGATTGCTAGTCGAATAAAGCAACTCACCATGGCTTCGACAGAGACGGCCCAAGTGGCAGCCCCGGCGCTTTCTGCGCTTCTTGAAACCCTCAATTCCTCGCTAGTCACGGCCGCTTCAGCCCTTCCAGCTACAAATAAAGATGCGCCCGCAGATGTTTCCATCACGCCGCCCCAGGATGGTATCTCGCTCCTAGACACAAAGAGCgaaattcttctctcttATCTTCAGAATTTGGTGTTTTTGGTCATCTTTCAGCTGCGACAAGTTCAATCACAAACAGACCAAGAGGAGTCTGAGAACGTGGCCGACGGCAACCTCCGCGATGAGGCTGTGAAAAAATTGATCGAGCTTCGAACCTATCTCGACCGTGGCGTCCGACCCCTCGAAGGACGACTGAAGTACCAAATCGATAAGGTTATCAAGGCGGCGGAGGATTCTGAGAGGATGGAACGCCCGACGAAATCgaaaaagtccaagaagagccaCAAATCCGCCGAGGCAGGCAGCGACGAGGAGTCTGAGGGAGATGACAGTGAGGGGGATAgtgacgaagaggacgacgaggaagagaacgAGGAGGATATGGATGAGATGGCATACCGGCCCAACATTTCCGCCctcgccaaggccaagatcgAGCAGACGAAGCCACAAGACAAGGCCTCGAGGCAGGAGCCAAGTGATGGCATTTACCGTCCTCCCAAGATCATGCCCACTGCTCTGCCGAGTCTCGATCGTCGCGAGCGCCGGGAACGCCGACCCCAGCGGTCCAACGTTATTGACGAGTTTGTCAGCGCTGAGATGTCAGCGGCGCCAATGGCAGAACCCAGTATTGGCAGTACCATCATTGCCGGCGGGCGGCAGACCAAGTCgaagaaagacagagagcACGAGGCCGAACGCACCCGATACGAAGAGACCAACTTTGTCCGACTACCTAAAGAGACCCGAAAGGATCTTGCCAAGCGCGGCGGTCGCCTCGAGGGAACCTACGGCGGTGACGAATGGAAAGGCCTCACTGAGGGAGCTGACCGTATTGAGCGTCTCACCCGTCGGTCCAAGAACAGTGGCTCTGCCCTTGAGAAGAGTCGAAAGCGTAAAAACGAGGATGGTCAACGCAGCGATGGTGTGGCTGTGGGTGACATCTTTGACAAGCGGCGCAAGAAGGTTGACACTTGGAAGCGATAGATCTTTCAAGTGGCTGCTACAATTTCATTTTCCTGAAAGGGTTTCCATTTTTGTATTTTGTCTTCTCTCGTATACCATTCATCTTATCTCGCCTGGTGAAAGCACAAAAGTCATGTCTTCATTACCGGGAGTTAGGTTCTCGTCATCAGTTTAGAGGCCGTTTGTGAAATCCACGGTTCATTTCCAGACAAGtcatgaaaatgaaaattaCGATTGCTTGTCAGCCCGCATAAAGGTAGAGAAGTTGGAAATTGATTAGGTCGTTTGTCCAGGATGGCTGCTCTGACGGAGTCGGGATGCCGAGGATCCACTTCATGTTCCCATAGAATTTCACGAGCCGTGCATCTACATCCCGGAACGGCACACGGGAGATATCTCCCGGGTTGAAATGGAAGTTTGAGCATGCTACATGGGCGCAAATCCATGGCCTGTAACTTGAATTCACTTCTGCGCCCTCGTCTGATTATTATCTACTGAAAATCGGTGCCAAATTTCCAATGGGACCAGACTGACCGATACGTAATGGCTCCCGCCGACTCGCAACTTTCACATGCTGGCGCTGCAGGTCCCGGAGGAATGATGTCACTCTCTGGCGGAGTTTGATTGTTGTCTGCGAGATGGACGGATTCCTGCTCAACATTCGCACACCACCCGACCTAAGAAACACTTCGCTTCTAGCTGAACCCCTCCAGTTTCATCTTTCAGTGATCGATTCATACCTATTTGTCATGGAGAATCCAGGTGAATCAAGACCTCTTCCGACCTTGGCCGTCTACGTGGAACGAGAATATGGGTAGCTGACAAGAACTCCCTCAGTGGCCGAGATCCGGACTGTTATCCAGCTGCTCGTTCAGTCTCCTCCTTCGCTGCAACAAAAGGCACTGGAGCGATTCTTCACTCCAAATGCATCCTTTGTGCATCCTTTTTGCCGAGTGCCTAGTTTCAATGGTAGTCGATGGTGGATAGTCAAGATCTTCCAATGGTATAAGATTATGTCCCCGCGGATCGAGATGCAAGTCCACTCCGTCGGTAAGTGAATCG comes from Penicillium oxalicum strain HP7-1 chromosome I, whole genome shotgun sequence and encodes:
- a CDS encoding Transmembrane 9 superfamily member 1, which produces MRFTTHVSYIGTALLSLASSSLAFYLPGVAPSSYNKGQAVPLNVNHLTPGLSRDDQLHSVFSYDYYKDSFHFCQPEGGPRDVRESLGSILFGDRIRTSPLELHMAQNETCKAVCGEVIFDARSAKFTNRRIAQGYNINWIVDGLPAAQLNYDSNTNTQFYSPGFALGDVDENGQSVLYNHYDIIIEYHRVGFGGKDQYRVVGVHVQPESRRDSRVLEDGTADCGTQDSLLILSEESDTPVTWTYSVYWKESSTAWATRWDKYLHVYDPKIHWFSLINSAVFVVFLVGMVSMILVRALKKDIARYNRLDQIDLDDLNGTSGAIEDGIQEDSGWKLVHGDVFRCPQSPLLLSILVGNGAQLFMMTGVTVLFALFGLLSPANRGFLATAILLISALFGAIGGYVSSRVYKSFGGEAWKRNIIMTPLLLPGVIFTTFFILNLFVWAKGSSGAVPFGTMLALVLIWFVISVPLSVAGSWLGFRQAAIEGPTKTNQIPRQIPPMAGSLRPVPSILLTGILPFAAIFVELYLITSSLWTSKIYYMFGFLFLCYGLMIITSAATTVLLVYFLLCAENYQWHWRAFAGAGMTGGYVFLNALIFWATRVSFGGLTGAVLYVGYSALIGFVVFVLTGSIGFFASWAFIHRIYGSIKVD